GGCCGAAAAGCAGCCCGTCAGCCCGGAGACCCGTAAGGAGACGCTTGCTCACCGCTTTTCCTATGCCGACGACTTTGCCTTTCTGACCTGGGACACGGCGATCGTGTACGATCCCACCGGCAGCCCGGACATCCCCGACCTGCTGGAACTGGCCAACGCCCAGCTGCTGGAGCTTAGATACTACGACCAGATCCTGGACCGGGAGATCGAAAGGATGTACGATGCTATTGAGGATGCGGATCGTGGAGCCAGTTACCGGAGGCTGGGCCGCTACCGTCATATCCGCAGGCAGCTGCTGGAACTGGTGGCCGACATCACCGCGATCACCGGGCGCATCCAGAACTCGCTCCGCGTTACGGAGGACGTTTTCTACGCCCGCGTCTACACCGGTTACCTGCGCCTGCTGCGCGTACGGGACTGGACGGAGAGTATCCGCCAGAAGGTGGAGGTTATCCAGCGAAGTTACACCATGCTCAGTGACGAAGTGGTCACCAGCCGCGCGGAGTTACTGGAAATCCTGATTATCGCCCTGATCGCCTTTGAGATCGTGTTATCCCTGGTCAGGGCCTGAATCTAACTCCAGGGCCAGTCCTTGCGCTCCGGCTTCAAACCGGTCTTGTAGGACATGCCCAGGCGGACGTCCTTTCGCGTTCCGTGGCGGTGCCCGCTTTCAAGTTGGGCTTTTTGTGACTTGCTTTCACGCGGCTGGGGAGACCCCGGCGGACGGTGTAAGTCAACAATCGGTTCCGGCCGTTCCCGGCGTACGCCCTTGCGGTATTCATCCCTTGGCATGGATCCCAGGCCTCCTTTACACTCCCATTATTCCCGTTCCGGCCGCAAGCGGTCCTGGCACATTTGTGCAAGGCAGGTGCCACCGAATGCGTAACGAGGAAGTGGCCCGCATTTTCCGGGCTGTGGCTGAACTCCTGGAACTTAAAGGTGAGAACCCCTTTCGTGCGCGCGCCTACGAACGGGCGGCCGAAAGGGTGGCCCGCCTGGGAGAGGACATCGCCGCCGTGGCCACCCGCGGGGAGCTTACGCGCCTCCCCGGGATCGGCAAAGAGCTGGCGGCGAAGATCGAAGAGATTCTGCGCACCGGCTCCCTGGGCTATTACGAAAAGCTGAAGGCCGAGATCCCTCCGGGGGTGCTTGAACTGCTCACCGTCCCGGGGATCGGTCCACGCAAGGCCATGGCCCTCTACCGGGAACTCGGCGTCAAGGGGCTCGAAGACCTTGAAGCCCGTGCGAGGGCGGCCGAAGTGCGCCGCCTGCCCGGGTTCAAGGAGCGGACCGAGGCCAACATCCTGCGGGAAATCAGGGGTGCGCGTCAGGTCCGGGAGCGTATTCCGCTCGGGGAGGCGTTGCCTATCGCCCTGGGCCTGGTCGAAATGCTGCGTCAAGAAGTCCCCGGGGCAAGGATAAGCATCGCCGGCAGCCTGCGTCGGCGATGCGAGACCATCGGGGACATCGACCTCCTGGCGGCCTCGCCCAGGCCCGAGCAAACGATAGCGTCCTTCGTCGCCCTCAGCCCCGTGGCGGAGGTCCTGGCGCGGGGCGAGACAAAGGCCACGGTCCGCCTCAACGACGGCCGGCAGGTCGACCTCCGGGCCGTGGAGCCCGTTTCCTATGGCGCGGCGCTCTGTTACTTCACGGGATCCAAAGACCATAATATTCACTTACGGCGCCTGGCCCTTGACCGCGGCCTGAAGATTAATGAATACGGCGTCTTCCGCGACGGGAAGCGTATCGCGGGAAGGGAGGAGGAAGAAGTCTATGCCGCCCTCGGCCTGCCCTGGATTCCGCCGGAATTGCGGGAGGACAGAGGAGAAATCGAAGCCGCCGCTGCGGGACGCCTGCCGGCCCTGGTCACCGACGGCGATATCCGCGGGGACCTGCACGTGCATTCCGTGTACAGCGACGGGACAGGCACCCTGGAGTCCATCGCCGACCGGGCACGCCGGCTTGGCTACAATTGGGTGGCCTTGTGCGACCACTCTCCGTCCCTGAAAATCGCCCACGGCCTGTCCATTGCCGACCTTCGGGCCAAGGCGGCAGCGGTCCGCGCATTTAACGCCGCGAGCCCGGACTTCCACTTTCTCTGCGGAACCGAGGTGGATATAAAACCCGACGGGACCCTCGACTACCCCGATGAAGTCCTGGCCGGCCTGGACTTCGTCCTGGCCGCCGTACACTCACGTTTCCGCCAGAAGCGGGAGGTAATGACCGAACGCCTTCTGGCCGGCGTACGGCACCCGCTGGTCCATGCCCTGGCGCACCCCACGGGGCGCCTGCTCGGCGAGCGCCCGCCGTACTCCGCGGACATCGAGCAGGTGATCGCTGAAGCCTGCGCCGCCGGCACCTGGCTGGAAATCAACGCCTACCCCAAGCGCCTCGACCTGAGCGACCGCCATTGCCGCCTGGTAAAGGAGCGGGGGGGGTTGCTCACCATCGGCAGTGACGCCCACACCGTCGGGCAGATGGACTTCATGGCCTACGGCGTAAGCGTTGCACGCCGCGGCTGGCTGGAGCCCCGCGACATTGTCAACACCCGGTCATGGACCGAGCTACGTGCCCTTTTCGCACGGGAGGGCAGGAATTGGCACCCGGATGGCAATAATCTATAATGGAAAGCAACAAAAGCTTAGATGGGAGAGAGAGTCAAAGAATGGCCGAGCGGATAAAGACAGCCCTTGAGAAAGCCCTTGAAAGGGCGGCCCAGCTGAAGGTGAGCGATTCGGACCTGGAGCGGCTGGCGCGGGTGGACGCCGGCCGCGCGCTGGCCGGCCGGTTTCTTCAGGATCCGGCCCTTGATCTCCTGCGGGAGCTGGCGTCCCAAGCCCCGGACGCACGGCATGACGTGACGGCGGGCGTGGAAGAAATACTCCTCCAGAACATCGCTCTCCCGGTTGACGAGCAGGTCGCACGGACCAACCGGCGGGCAATGGAGGGCATTACGGCCATTAAGCGGGACCCGGAATCGGTCCGGATTATCTCGGGCGAACTGGGGTACCTGTTCGACTATTACAGCCAGGCCTACCGCCACAGCTACACAAACCTGAAGGAGCACTTCGAACAGCGCCTGGGCGCCGCGAGACAGATGCTGGAACAGCAGACCGGGGTACGGATGCGAATGAACGTGGAAAGGCTTCCGGAATTCCGGGAAGAGTGGATCCGAACCGTCGGCGCACTTAACACCCAATACGAGAGTCTTCTAAAGGAGCAGAAGGAACGACTAAAGGCCATCCCGCTCGCCTTCTAGGAGACCGTAACCGGGACCATCATCGCATTATAGCAAGAGGGAGTCGAAGAGAGAGTGGGGCGCCTTAAGAATTACCTGTTGGCCGGATTGGCGGTTATCCTGCCCCTGGCCGTAACCATCTGGGTTCTGGTGGGGGTTTTTCGCTTTATCGA
This is a stretch of genomic DNA from Thermoanaerobacterales bacterium. It encodes these proteins:
- the polX gene encoding DNA polymerase/3'-5' exonuclease PolX, which gives rise to MRNEEVARIFRAVAELLELKGENPFRARAYERAAERVARLGEDIAAVATRGELTRLPGIGKELAAKIEEILRTGSLGYYEKLKAEIPPGVLELLTVPGIGPRKAMALYRELGVKGLEDLEARARAAEVRRLPGFKERTEANILREIRGARQVRERIPLGEALPIALGLVEMLRQEVPGARISIAGSLRRRCETIGDIDLLAASPRPEQTIASFVALSPVAEVLARGETKATVRLNDGRQVDLRAVEPVSYGAALCYFTGSKDHNIHLRRLALDRGLKINEYGVFRDGKRIAGREEEEVYAALGLPWIPPELREDRGEIEAAAAGRLPALVTDGDIRGDLHVHSVYSDGTGTLESIADRARRLGYNWVALCDHSPSLKIAHGLSIADLRAKAAAVRAFNAASPDFHFLCGTEVDIKPDGTLDYPDEVLAGLDFVLAAVHSRFRQKREVMTERLLAGVRHPLVHALAHPTGRLLGERPPYSADIEQVIAEACAAGTWLEINAYPKRLDLSDRHCRLVKERGGLLTIGSDAHTVGQMDFMAYGVSVARRGWLEPRDIVNTRSWTELRALFAREGRNWHPDGNNL